Proteins encoded together in one Rubripirellula reticaptiva window:
- a CDS encoding ABC transporter ATP-binding protein has translation MSANESITTTELSNAKVVVRLLRLAWNYRGWCAAMLVLQAVLMGLAVTLVQVGGLTIDVIRFHAGSSALPPSLPLGFVFPVAWAPMQQVISLVVAMIVIAILRAILNYAYALTSGTLVQRKIVVDLRAAVYAKLQRLSLRFYSDQPVGTIINRVTGDVQATRMFIDGVLVQLSILAMSLIVYLTFMLRIHIGLTIACLMTTPVIWGISIRFSQTVRPMYDRTRQLFDDLVLRIAESSDGVAVIKTLGRQSAETERFHRANDAVQSQQQDVFAKVSNFGPLIGFLTQVNLVILLIYGGYLTSIGTLALGTGLIVYAGLLQQFSNQVGNLSGLAGSIQQSLTGARRVFEVLDANEEVKAPLDPWKPDRIRGDIDLHGVWFEYQPGTTVLKDISLHIRAGERIAILGAVGQGKSTLLSLIPRFFDPQCGIVEVDGVDVRQWDLKTLRRSVGLVLQEPLLLSNTIGANIAFGVPGASREQVRMAARLAVAHDFIMDLPDGYDTMLGEFGMSLSGGQRQRLALARAILTDPAILLLDDPVSAIDPETEHEIMTAMETASAGRTTFIVAHRLSTLRGSDRVLVIDEGAIVQEGTHAELVRQEGPYRAVAQSQGIEVTK, from the coding sequence ATGTCTGCGAACGAATCTATCACCACGACCGAGCTGAGTAACGCGAAAGTCGTGGTCCGGCTGCTGCGGTTGGCTTGGAATTACCGTGGTTGGTGCGCCGCAATGCTGGTGCTGCAAGCGGTGTTGATGGGGCTAGCCGTGACGTTGGTGCAAGTTGGTGGGCTGACGATTGACGTGATTCGTTTTCACGCGGGCTCGTCGGCCCTGCCGCCAAGCCTGCCGCTAGGCTTCGTTTTTCCTGTCGCTTGGGCGCCGATGCAGCAGGTGATCTCGCTCGTAGTTGCGATGATCGTGATTGCGATTTTGCGAGCGATTCTCAACTACGCCTATGCGCTGACGTCCGGCACTCTGGTGCAGCGCAAGATTGTCGTGGACTTGCGTGCGGCCGTGTATGCGAAACTGCAACGACTAAGTCTTCGGTTTTACAGCGATCAGCCGGTCGGCACGATCATCAATCGTGTCACCGGCGATGTGCAGGCGACGCGAATGTTCATCGACGGCGTGCTGGTGCAGCTTTCGATTCTGGCAATGTCGTTGATTGTCTACTTGACGTTCATGTTGCGAATTCACATTGGTTTGACGATCGCGTGCTTGATGACAACCCCGGTGATTTGGGGGATCAGCATTCGTTTTTCGCAAACCGTACGGCCGATGTACGATCGCACGCGGCAACTGTTCGACGATTTGGTTTTGCGGATCGCCGAAAGCAGTGACGGAGTTGCCGTGATCAAAACTCTAGGGCGACAGTCTGCCGAGACCGAACGTTTTCACCGAGCCAACGATGCTGTTCAGAGTCAACAGCAAGACGTCTTCGCCAAGGTCAGTAACTTCGGCCCGCTGATCGGCTTTTTGACTCAGGTCAACTTGGTCATTCTGCTGATCTATGGCGGCTACTTGACCTCGATTGGCACGCTGGCTTTGGGTACTGGGCTGATCGTTTATGCGGGATTACTGCAACAGTTCAGCAATCAAGTCGGCAATCTATCTGGTCTGGCCGGCTCGATTCAACAATCGCTGACTGGCGCAAGACGGGTCTTTGAAGTGCTTGATGCGAACGAAGAAGTCAAGGCTCCGCTTGATCCTTGGAAACCCGATCGCATTCGCGGCGATATCGACTTGCACGGCGTGTGGTTTGAGTATCAGCCCGGAACAACCGTGTTGAAAGACATCTCGCTGCACATTCGAGCGGGCGAGCGAATCGCGATCCTGGGGGCGGTGGGCCAGGGCAAGTCGACGCTGTTGAGTTTGATTCCGCGGTTCTTTGATCCGCAGTGCGGTATCGTCGAAGTCGATGGCGTGGATGTACGACAGTGGGATTTGAAAACGCTGCGCCGCAGCGTTGGTTTGGTTTTGCAAGAACCGCTTCTGCTCAGCAATACGATCGGCGCGAATATCGCATTCGGCGTTCCCGGTGCGTCTCGCGAACAAGTGCGGATGGCGGCGCGCTTAGCAGTGGCTCATGATTTCATCATGGATTTGCCTGACGGTTATGACACAATGTTGGGCGAATTCGGCATGTCGCTTTCCGGCGGACAGCGACAACGCCTGGCATTAGCGAGAGCAATCTTGACGGACCCGGCAATCTTGTTGCTCGATGATCCGGTATCGGCGATCGATCCAGAAACCGAACACGAAATCATGACGGCGATGGAAACTGCGTCCGCCGGCCGCACGACGTTCATTGTCGCGCATCGTTTAAGCACGCTGCGGGGGTCGGATCGAGTGCTGGTGATTGACGAAGGTGCGATTGTCCAAGAGGGCACGCATGCGGAACTGGTACGACAAGAAGGACCTTATCGAGCGGTAGCGCAGAGCCAGGGAATCGAGGTGACGAAATGA
- a CDS encoding Na/Pi cotransporter family protein, which produces MIFTLAGGLGIFLLGMKYMSDGMQAVAGSSLRRLIGAVTNNRILAATVGVVVTCIVQSSSITTVMVVGFVNSGVMVLAQGIGVIMGANIGTTITGWILVLKVGKYGLPLLGFSSFAYLFSKGDRWRYWAMFVMGVGMVFFGLEIMKDACSVIKEIPEFEAWFARFNADTYVGVLKCAAVGCILTTLVQSSSATLGITISLATQGVISYPTAAALVLGENIGTTITAFLASLGTTTHARRAAYFHIIFNLIGVFWITLIFQWYIGLIQSIVGVDVAEKVMVDGSPTFPNVVAAIAATHSVFNIANTLLFLPFLTPMVRFLEWAVPARAYKEKPRLTDLDVLILETPLLAIEQSRKEVLKMGDGCLKMMDWLLQLMNEDEPDKTLADRLKQRERILDSVQDEIAEFMTGLLSGGNISHATAEEARRQLRIADEYESISDYIANLDKFDRKLRRDGFRFTDSQRADLGQLNRHIVEYVAAVHDGLAKDNRNTLAATSAAAKRVRAEVKSLRRKHLEELSTGPIPPVVSVAFLAALNAYVRVRDHAQNIAETIAPDK; this is translated from the coding sequence ATGATTTTCACCCTCGCCGGCGGGCTGGGAATTTTCCTGCTAGGCATGAAGTATATGTCCGACGGAATGCAGGCAGTCGCCGGCAGCAGCTTACGGCGGCTAATTGGTGCGGTGACGAACAATCGCATCCTGGCTGCCACGGTGGGTGTCGTTGTCACGTGCATTGTACAATCCAGCTCGATCACAACCGTGATGGTGGTGGGCTTTGTGAATAGTGGTGTGATGGTATTGGCACAGGGAATCGGAGTGATCATGGGGGCCAATATCGGCACCACGATCACCGGATGGATCTTGGTACTGAAAGTTGGCAAGTACGGATTACCACTGCTGGGATTTTCCTCCTTCGCTTACCTGTTCTCCAAGGGCGACCGGTGGCGATACTGGGCAATGTTCGTGATGGGCGTTGGTATGGTTTTCTTTGGGCTGGAAATCATGAAGGACGCTTGCTCAGTCATCAAGGAGATTCCCGAATTCGAGGCTTGGTTCGCCAGGTTCAATGCCGACACTTATGTGGGAGTGCTTAAGTGCGCTGCCGTTGGCTGTATTCTGACGACGCTGGTTCAGTCCTCTTCAGCGACGCTGGGAATCACAATCTCGCTGGCGACGCAGGGAGTCATTTCTTATCCAACCGCCGCTGCACTCGTGCTTGGGGAGAACATCGGCACCACCATCACCGCCTTTCTAGCGTCGCTTGGGACAACCACTCACGCTAGGCGCGCCGCATACTTTCACATCATCTTCAATCTCATAGGTGTATTCTGGATTACGTTAATTTTTCAGTGGTACATCGGCTTGATTCAGTCCATCGTCGGAGTTGATGTTGCTGAAAAAGTGATGGTTGACGGCAGCCCGACGTTTCCAAATGTGGTGGCTGCGATCGCGGCGACGCATAGTGTTTTCAACATTGCGAACACGCTGCTGTTTCTGCCGTTCTTGACTCCGATGGTGCGGTTTCTCGAGTGGGCGGTTCCTGCGCGAGCTTACAAAGAGAAACCACGTTTAACAGACCTGGATGTCTTGATTCTCGAAACGCCACTGCTTGCGATCGAACAGTCACGTAAAGAAGTCCTGAAAATGGGTGACGGATGCTTGAAAATGATGGATTGGTTGCTGCAATTGATGAACGAGGACGAGCCGGATAAGACGCTCGCGGATCGTTTGAAGCAACGGGAACGAATCCTTGATAGCGTCCAGGACGAAATCGCCGAGTTCATGACGGGACTACTGTCGGGCGGTAATATTTCACACGCGACGGCGGAGGAAGCCAGACGCCAATTGCGGATCGCTGACGAGTACGAGTCGATTAGCGACTACATCGCCAATCTGGATAAGTTTGACCGCAAGCTTCGTCGTGATGGCTTTCGGTTTACTGATTCCCAGCGGGCCGATCTGGGGCAATTGAACCGACACATCGTTGAATATGTTGCGGCGGTCCACGATGGATTGGCGAAAGACAATCGAAATACGTTGGCGGCGACAAGTGCCGCTGCCAAACGAGTCCGCGCCGAAGTCAAATCGCTGCGTCGCAAGCACTTGGAAGAACTGTCGACAGGCCCGATTCCGCCGGTGGTCAGTGTCGCGTTCCTGGCCGCGCTCAATGCCTATGTCCGAGTTCGTGATCATGCACAGAACATTGCCGAAACAATTGCACCAGATAAATAG
- a CDS encoding copper homeostasis protein CutC — protein MTISSAHSGLLIELCAGGIDDVLLAAELQVDRIELNCGMALGGLTPSAGLVAAAREAFTGPIVAMVRPREAGFTYSEAEFNLMLADCDSLLAAGINGIAIGCLTSSGTIDAQRCAAIRRRCATTTLVFHKAFDGTSDLLLSARQLIDVGFDRILTSGGASTAVAGRQQIRTLVRDFSSQIEIVVGGGVRAENLEDIVRETGCDQIHSSVRRVVECPLSASDCDFGAIFHNGVVGFGIADRTQLQRLIQVARELT, from the coding sequence ATGACAATCTCGTCGGCACATTCAGGGCTGCTGATCGAATTGTGTGCAGGTGGCATTGATGATGTTCTTCTAGCGGCGGAACTCCAGGTCGATCGGATTGAGCTCAATTGTGGCATGGCACTCGGGGGCCTCACACCATCGGCAGGCCTCGTGGCAGCCGCTCGGGAAGCATTCACCGGGCCGATCGTCGCCATGGTTCGTCCACGTGAAGCTGGTTTCACGTACTCAGAGGCTGAATTCAATCTGATGCTGGCAGACTGCGACTCTCTGCTGGCCGCGGGAATCAACGGCATCGCGATCGGCTGTCTCACGTCATCCGGTACAATTGATGCCCAGCGATGTGCCGCCATCCGTCGCCGATGCGCTACCACGACTCTGGTGTTCCATAAGGCGTTTGACGGAACCTCCGATTTGCTACTTTCGGCTCGTCAACTGATTGATGTCGGATTTGACCGCATTCTGACAAGTGGCGGAGCTAGCACAGCCGTCGCGGGAAGGCAACAAATTCGGACCCTGGTGCGGGATTTCAGCTCCCAGATAGAGATTGTCGTGGGCGGCGGAGTGCGAGCTGAAAATCTGGAGGACATCGTCAGAGAGACCGGCTGCGACCAGATTCATTCTTCCGTGCGTCGAGTCGTTGAGTGTCCACTATCTGCAAGTGATTGCGACTTCGGAGCAATTTTCCACAACGGTGTCGTGGGTTTCGGTATCGCCGACCGAACACAACTGCAACGTCTGATCCAGGTTGCTCGAGAACTCACCTAG
- a CDS encoding DUF3488 domain-containing protein: MLRSSWLIRGGLFVVLLVWAVLVWYVPAINVCQGHFNGIYGDPPKMLMSASSYSSPLTPSVITESAVVDFEEHRVYRPVQGRGISSPMILVDGNRLLIQAIYPTKSIDMSDVTQRWFEWRDVKTGEVIESKSIKFGRFKAWGSLGTIHVSTDRKQIGLVDFADMKNAKFRTFPLNVSDHWYEIEGTNHVHTVEPKRVVVPAPVGTAKGTGPAKTRDILENVLYELDAVEGPKELARWVAGEKPEFSYTKSGLPIITVSEERTGLEIRSSDDGSLQQTVALPVGFDPLKSSFKVRGEMFVFDQGGTTKYYDAIREVMLAEPDDRGDWHVDGQWDGQTIWYSPDYVAVTRVASDGESKSVVRCKISVAGKGRWVSHLLGPDRLAVSMTRLGGSVEVYDVNSGQMIDAIRPYAWVGWVFPVALIGYVVWMVAWLRDSKHRYEAIAAEGGPPKWLVLDSLKLLGLPMIALVARVVLVGDSTDLYRPPFQYAQGISMAMLAMAVARFCWGQAVWTRRILPVAIVFVSIGFILAYCFRDAPQHATMAIVSVSTPLVVAAAALMFLRFAGCRISYFPPDQLRHSDQLRNSGQHRSARHVTIGNDQQSRWPIRDMFLITAAASMVFAAIRLLIPTLGDIPSINFMEPLLFQFNLIFLSVLMLALVRWRWVYAVGAVLCSCLIAWLIACVLYQYIWNADWADVMGMHPNNIVLATFATSLFVGLVPFRNAGYRIGNRFLGTA, encoded by the coding sequence TTGTTGCGTTCGTCTTGGTTGATTCGCGGAGGCCTGTTTGTTGTTCTGCTGGTGTGGGCAGTTCTGGTTTGGTATGTGCCAGCGATCAATGTATGCCAAGGGCATTTCAATGGGATCTATGGTGATCCGCCCAAGATGTTGATGTCGGCGTCCTCTTACAGTTCACCGCTGACACCGTCCGTGATCACCGAATCCGCAGTGGTCGACTTCGAAGAGCATCGTGTGTACCGACCGGTGCAAGGACGCGGCATTTCGTCACCCATGATCTTGGTCGACGGTAACCGGTTGTTGATTCAAGCGATCTATCCGACCAAATCGATCGACATGAGCGATGTCACGCAACGGTGGTTCGAATGGCGTGATGTGAAGACGGGTGAAGTGATCGAGTCCAAGTCGATCAAATTCGGTAGGTTCAAGGCCTGGGGAAGTTTGGGCACGATCCATGTTTCGACCGATCGAAAACAGATTGGGCTGGTCGACTTTGCAGACATGAAGAACGCCAAGTTTCGTACGTTCCCGTTGAACGTTTCGGATCACTGGTACGAGATTGAAGGTACCAATCACGTTCATACCGTCGAGCCAAAGCGTGTCGTGGTGCCTGCGCCAGTCGGAACTGCCAAGGGGACTGGTCCCGCGAAGACGCGTGACATACTAGAGAATGTTCTTTACGAACTTGACGCCGTCGAGGGCCCCAAGGAGTTGGCACGCTGGGTAGCGGGGGAGAAGCCGGAGTTCAGCTACACTAAATCGGGTTTGCCAATCATCACCGTGTCGGAGGAGCGAACAGGACTGGAGATTCGTTCCTCGGATGATGGATCGTTGCAACAAACGGTTGCATTGCCGGTTGGGTTCGATCCTTTGAAATCAAGCTTCAAGGTCAGAGGCGAAATGTTTGTCTTCGATCAAGGCGGAACAACGAAGTACTATGACGCGATCCGTGAAGTGATGCTCGCGGAACCTGATGATCGGGGTGACTGGCATGTGGACGGCCAATGGGATGGTCAGACGATTTGGTATAGCCCTGATTATGTTGCGGTGACGCGGGTCGCGAGCGATGGGGAATCGAAGTCCGTCGTGCGATGTAAGATTTCCGTTGCTGGCAAGGGCCGTTGGGTATCACATTTACTCGGTCCCGATCGACTTGCCGTTTCCATGACACGGCTGGGTGGATCGGTCGAAGTCTACGACGTCAATTCGGGTCAGATGATCGATGCGATTCGGCCGTACGCGTGGGTCGGGTGGGTATTTCCGGTCGCCTTGATCGGATACGTCGTCTGGATGGTGGCATGGCTGCGTGATTCAAAGCATCGGTATGAAGCGATCGCTGCAGAAGGCGGGCCGCCGAAGTGGCTTGTACTCGATTCATTGAAACTGCTCGGATTGCCGATGATCGCCTTGGTGGCGCGTGTGGTTCTTGTCGGAGATTCGACTGATTTGTATCGGCCGCCCTTCCAGTACGCGCAGGGGATATCGATGGCGATGTTGGCGATGGCAGTGGCACGGTTTTGTTGGGGGCAAGCCGTTTGGACTCGCCGTATCCTGCCGGTAGCGATCGTGTTTGTTTCGATCGGTTTTATTTTGGCGTATTGTTTCCGCGATGCGCCCCAGCATGCGACGATGGCGATCGTGTCCGTCAGCACGCCCCTGGTAGTCGCAGCTGCGGCCCTGATGTTCCTTCGTTTTGCGGGGTGTCGAATCAGCTACTTTCCGCCCGACCAGTTGCGGCATTCTGACCAGTTGCGTAATTCTGGCCAACATCGATCAGCTAGGCACGTCACAATCGGCAACGATCAGCAAAGCCGTTGGCCGATTCGCGATATGTTCTTGATTACCGCAGCGGCGTCGATGGTATTTGCGGCGATTCGTTTGTTGATCCCCACGCTCGGAGATATTCCTAGCATCAACTTCATGGAGCCGCTGCTGTTCCAGTTCAACTTGATCTTCCTGAGCGTGTTGATGCTGGCGCTGGTTCGTTGGCGTTGGGTCTATGCCGTCGGCGCGGTACTGTGTTCGTGTTTGATCGCATGGCTGATTGCCTGCGTCTTGTACCAATACATTTGGAATGCCGATTGGGCTGATGTAATGGGGATGCACCCTAATAACATCGTCCTGGCGACATTTGCAACGTCGCTGTTTGTTGGCCTGGTTCCGTTTCGAAACGCTGGGTATCGAATTGGAAACCGGTTCTTGGGGACTGCCTAA
- a CDS encoding isochorismatase family protein has product MTRFFILHFVSLLSIASLSNCRGAEAIPLRLRHQVETQSGSGIYHRLEKDATWSPSETALIVCDMWDAHHCYRAVQRATEFAPRLERLVGKVRDAGVTIIHAPSGCTAAYEDTRARKRALDAKPASDHPPKIADWCTEISASEMAVYPIDQSDGGEDDSPQEHAAWAKKLEASGRNPLSPWMKQMDAITIDQSKDFISDSGTEIWNILQELGIKNVILTGVHTNMCVLGRPFGLRRMAMAGKNVVLMRDLTDTMYNPAAKPYVSHFTGTDLIVDHIERHVCPTISSDQILGGKPFRFRNDRRPHLAIMVGEAEYRTSETLPRFALEMLGTDYRVSWFFPRADDKNRFPGLDQMSEADALLISVRRRTLPADQLEIVQRFVQSGKPVVGIRTASHAFSLRGQQPPEGCVSWPEFDATVFGGNYTNHYGNDLKPAIELANADAHPLASGWKPKPFQAGGSLYVVSPVAKTAAVILNGKVDGHPAEPVAWTYQRSDGGRSFYTSLGHTKDFEQPEFNELLKRGIDWAVREVAH; this is encoded by the coding sequence GTGACACGTTTTTTTATCTTGCATTTCGTTAGCTTGCTGTCGATTGCCTCATTGTCGAATTGTCGCGGAGCAGAGGCCATCCCCTTGCGGCTTCGGCATCAAGTCGAGACGCAGTCAGGCAGTGGGATTTACCATCGCTTGGAAAAGGACGCCACTTGGTCACCCAGCGAAACCGCTCTGATCGTCTGTGATATGTGGGATGCGCATCATTGTTACCGTGCGGTGCAACGTGCCACCGAGTTTGCACCCCGCTTGGAACGCTTGGTAGGCAAAGTCCGTGATGCCGGAGTGACGATCATTCACGCGCCAAGCGGTTGCACGGCAGCCTATGAAGATACCCGGGCCAGGAAGCGAGCACTCGACGCAAAACCTGCCAGCGACCATCCGCCGAAAATTGCGGATTGGTGTACTGAAATTTCGGCGTCGGAAATGGCAGTCTATCCGATCGATCAAAGCGATGGCGGTGAAGACGATAGTCCGCAAGAGCACGCTGCTTGGGCTAAGAAGCTCGAAGCGAGCGGGCGGAACCCGCTCAGTCCATGGATGAAACAAATGGACGCGATCACCATCGATCAATCGAAAGATTTCATTAGCGATTCTGGCACCGAAATCTGGAACATACTGCAAGAACTTGGAATCAAGAATGTGATACTTACCGGCGTGCATACCAACATGTGTGTACTGGGGCGACCATTTGGATTACGCCGCATGGCGATGGCTGGAAAGAATGTTGTCTTGATGCGAGATCTGACCGACACGATGTACAACCCTGCGGCCAAACCTTATGTCAGCCACTTCACGGGCACCGACTTGATTGTCGACCATATCGAAAGGCATGTTTGCCCGACAATCAGTAGCGATCAAATTCTCGGCGGTAAACCGTTTCGTTTTCGAAACGACCGACGGCCTCATTTGGCAATCATGGTTGGTGAGGCAGAATACCGAACCAGCGAAACGTTACCGCGTTTTGCACTCGAGATGCTGGGGACGGACTATCGAGTGTCCTGGTTCTTTCCCCGCGCCGATGATAAGAATCGATTTCCAGGTCTCGATCAAATGTCCGAGGCGGATGCGTTGCTGATCTCCGTTCGTCGCCGCACGCTTCCCGCCGATCAGTTGGAAATCGTGCAACGTTTCGTCCAATCGGGCAAACCAGTGGTTGGGATCCGCACCGCCAGCCACGCGTTTTCGCTGCGAGGCCAACAGCCCCCGGAAGGTTGCGTCAGTTGGCCGGAATTCGATGCGACAGTATTCGGCGGTAACTACACCAACCACTACGGCAACGATTTGAAACCCGCGATTGAGTTGGCAAATGCGGACGCCCATCCGCTGGCCAGCGGATGGAAACCTAAACCGTTTCAAGCCGGCGGTTCGTTGTACGTGGTCTCGCCGGTTGCGAAAACCGCCGCCGTTATCCTTAATGGAAAAGTCGACGGACACCCAGCCGAACCGGTCGCATGGACGTATCAGCGAAGCGACGGTGGCCGATCGTTTTACACTTCGTTGGGCCACACCAAAGATTTTGAGCAACCCGAGTTCAATGAACTATTGAAGCGAGGCATCGATTGGGCGGTTAGAGAAGTCGCTCACTGA
- a CDS encoding YjhG/YagF family D-xylonate dehydratase translates to MKQYFESLDPDTILTHAKGPTGSLPLSDEILRQWTSGDIFGLTQSVGMGFDPRRVLGDQFLILSTQGGVRAPDGQPIALGYHTGHWEVGLLVQAAAEQICRHDGVPFAAFVSDPCDGRTQGTKGMFDSLPYRNDAAIVMRRLIRSLPQRKGVIGIATCDKGLPAMMMALAGTRHLANVLVPGGVTLPPTTGEDAGKVQTIGARYTKGEMTLEEASLEGCRACGTPGGGCQFLGTAATSQVVAEALGMTVPHAALAPSGQPIWTQLARDSADASLGMVERGETMADILTDDALFNAMLVHAAVGGSTNLLLHIPAIAHAAGLKRPDAAAFREINRLVPRFVDCLPNGPVGHPTVQMFLAGGVPEVALHLRRLGLLKTQARTVTGMTWDELLDRWETSPRREVCRDRLRDADGIDPDDVIMTPSVAKTRGLTSTVCFPTGNLCPEGSVIKATSIDPDVIDDDGVYRNCGRARVFVAERDAIAAIKGQTDRPIKAGDVIVLIGRGPIGCGMEETYQITSALKYLSFGKQVALITDARFSGVSTGACIGHVGPEALAGGPIAKVRDGDLIDIVIDRNEMIGHVNLVSEDPSMTAKQILNHRSPHPDLQVEPDMPDDTKLWAALQQVGGGTWGGCVYDVDDIVRKLRGDD, encoded by the coding sequence ATGAAACAATACTTTGAATCACTTGACCCTGACACGATCCTGACTCATGCAAAGGGACCAACAGGTTCATTGCCGTTGTCCGACGAAATTCTTCGCCAGTGGACCAGCGGTGATATCTTTGGTTTGACGCAAAGCGTCGGCATGGGATTTGATCCGCGGCGAGTTCTGGGCGACCAGTTTTTGATACTCAGCACTCAGGGTGGCGTCCGGGCACCGGACGGCCAACCGATTGCGCTGGGCTATCACACCGGTCACTGGGAAGTTGGGTTGCTGGTCCAAGCAGCGGCCGAACAGATCTGTCGACATGACGGCGTTCCCTTTGCTGCATTCGTCAGCGACCCCTGTGACGGCCGGACGCAGGGGACCAAAGGCATGTTTGATTCGTTGCCTTACCGCAACGACGCTGCCATCGTGATGCGGCGACTGATTCGTTCATTGCCACAGCGAAAGGGAGTCATCGGCATCGCGACCTGTGACAAGGGACTGCCCGCGATGATGATGGCGCTGGCCGGAACAAGGCACTTGGCAAATGTGTTGGTTCCCGGCGGTGTAACGCTGCCGCCAACGACCGGGGAAGACGCGGGCAAGGTCCAGACAATCGGTGCGCGATACACCAAGGGTGAGATGACATTGGAAGAAGCGTCGCTAGAAGGCTGCCGTGCCTGTGGGACGCCCGGCGGCGGTTGCCAATTCTTAGGCACCGCGGCGACCAGCCAAGTCGTCGCCGAAGCACTCGGGATGACGGTGCCGCATGCGGCCCTTGCCCCGAGCGGACAACCGATCTGGACCCAACTGGCACGCGACTCGGCCGACGCGTCCCTGGGCATGGTCGAGCGAGGCGAAACGATGGCCGACATTTTGACTGATGATGCACTCTTCAACGCGATGCTGGTTCATGCGGCCGTCGGCGGCAGCACCAACTTGCTGCTGCACATTCCTGCGATCGCACACGCCGCAGGACTGAAACGACCTGATGCGGCAGCCTTTCGCGAGATCAATCGCTTGGTGCCTCGGTTCGTCGACTGTCTGCCGAACGGCCCCGTCGGTCACCCCACGGTGCAAATGTTCTTGGCTGGCGGTGTCCCCGAAGTGGCGCTGCATCTGCGCCGACTGGGATTGCTGAAAACGCAAGCTCGCACTGTCACGGGCATGACCTGGGATGAACTTCTTGATCGGTGGGAAACGAGCCCGCGCCGCGAAGTTTGCCGCGATCGATTGCGTGACGCCGATGGCATCGATCCGGACGACGTCATCATGACACCGTCGGTCGCGAAGACTCGCGGGCTTACCAGCACGGTCTGCTTTCCGACGGGCAACTTGTGCCCCGAAGGCTCTGTGATCAAAGCAACGTCGATCGATCCGGATGTGATTGACGATGATGGCGTGTATCGCAATTGCGGGCGTGCCAGAGTGTTCGTTGCCGAACGCGATGCGATTGCCGCGATCAAGGGGCAAACCGATCGACCGATCAAAGCTGGCGACGTGATCGTGTTGATTGGTCGCGGGCCGATCGGATGCGGCATGGAAGAGACGTATCAGATCACGTCGGCGCTAAAGTACTTGTCGTTTGGCAAGCAAGTCGCGTTGATCACCGACGCACGGTTTTCGGGCGTCAGCACCGGTGCTTGCATCGGTCACGTTGGCCCCGAAGCACTTGCCGGCGGCCCAATCGCCAAGGTCCGTGATGGCGACCTGATTGATATCGTGATCGACCGAAATGAAATGATCGGGCATGTGAATCTTGTCAGCGAAGATCCATCGATGACAGCCAAGCAAATTCTTAACCATCGGTCCCCTCACCCTGATCTGCAAGTCGAACCGGACATGCCCGACGACACCAAACTGTGGGCAGCTCTGCAACAAGTCGGCGGTGGCACCTGGGGCGGATGCGTCTACGACGTTGACGACATTGTTCGAAAGCTGCGCGGCGACGATTGA